A part of Mycolicibacterium sp. TUM20985 genomic DNA contains:
- a CDS encoding FAD-dependent monooxygenase: MTRHAVISGGGIAGPALAHQLAARGWQTTVIERFPHRRYEGQNVDVRGAAREVIARMGIEGEVRAANTSEIGMRFTCADGSPAASFPVNGPGERDGPTAELEILRGELSRILIERTLDETDYRFGAEIADVTEHGDRVTTLLQDGTAIDADVVVIAEGLRSRSRRFVTATDVNDLGMYFAYLTLTRQDTDDLWWNWQHATGHRAVHLRPDNLGTTRAILTFISDVRGLGDLARNDQIAILRKTFADVGGAAPRVLAAIDDAPLYFDAVGQVRTPRWSKGRVTLLGDTAYCNATFGGGGTSNGLIGAYVLAGELSATDDVSAALARYERVVRPSAESAQQVSMNTLRRANPRTQAGINVLHTVARLAAGPVGRGAMTLLGNRFRGVAADGFRLPDYPITESGNNPSP; this comes from the coding sequence GTGACTCGCCACGCCGTCATCTCCGGAGGCGGCATCGCCGGACCCGCACTGGCCCATCAACTCGCCGCCCGCGGGTGGCAGACCACGGTCATCGAGCGGTTCCCGCACCGCCGGTACGAAGGTCAGAACGTCGACGTGCGCGGCGCCGCCCGCGAAGTCATCGCCCGAATGGGAATCGAAGGCGAGGTGCGCGCGGCCAATACCAGCGAGATCGGCATGCGATTCACTTGCGCCGACGGCTCACCGGCGGCGTCCTTTCCGGTCAACGGGCCAGGTGAGAGAGACGGTCCCACAGCCGAATTGGAGATCCTGCGCGGCGAGCTCTCGCGCATCCTGATCGAGCGCACCTTGGACGAGACCGACTACCGGTTCGGGGCCGAGATCGCCGACGTCACCGAGCACGGCGACCGCGTCACCACCCTGCTGCAGGACGGCACGGCCATCGACGCCGACGTCGTCGTGATCGCCGAGGGACTGCGTTCGCGGTCACGCCGGTTCGTGACGGCCACGGACGTCAACGATTTGGGCATGTACTTCGCCTACCTCACCCTCACCCGCCAGGACACCGACGACCTGTGGTGGAACTGGCAGCACGCCACCGGACACCGGGCCGTGCACCTGCGCCCGGACAATCTCGGCACCACCCGCGCGATCCTGACGTTCATCTCCGACGTCCGGGGCCTCGGGGACCTCGCCCGCAACGATCAAATCGCCATCCTGCGAAAGACGTTCGCCGATGTCGGGGGTGCCGCTCCTCGCGTCCTGGCCGCCATCGACGACGCGCCGCTGTACTTCGACGCCGTCGGTCAGGTGCGCACCCCCCGGTGGAGCAAGGGGCGCGTGACACTGCTCGGCGATACCGCGTACTGCAACGCCACCTTCGGCGGTGGCGGCACCAGCAACGGCCTCATCGGGGCCTACGTCCTCGCCGGCGAGCTGTCCGCGACCGACGACGTCTCCGCCGCGCTGGCGCGCTACGAACGGGTGGTGCGACCCTCGGCCGAGTCGGCGCAACAGGTTTCGATGAACACGCTACGACGCGCCAACCCCCGTACCCAGGCGGGGATCAACGTCCTGCACACCGTCGCCCGACTGGCGGCGGGCCCCGTCGGCCGCGGCGCCATGACACTGCTCGGCAACAGATTCCGCGGCGTCGCCGCCGACGGCTTCCGCCTGCCCGACTATCCGATCACCGAGTCAGGCAACAACCCTTCGCCGTGA
- a CDS encoding DUF808 domain-containing protein — translation MSAGLFGLLDDVAALARLAAASVDDIGAAAGRATAKAAGVVIDDTAVTPQYVHGITAERELPMIKRIAIGSLRNKLLFILPAALLLSQFLPWLLTPILMIGATYLCFEGAEKVWGRFSKNGHDAHAAPTAAVGEDAEKQMTSGAIRTDFILSAEIMVIALNEVADQAFVPRLIILIVVALIITAAVYGVVALIVKMDDIGLSLAQRSSRAAQKVGLGLVAAMPKLLAALSAIGTVAMLWVGGHILLLGTDTLGWHPPYGFVHHLEEVVRHATGGAGGVLAWLVNTGISAVIGLVVGAIVVAVVHVLPFGKKKSHATA, via the coding sequence ATGAGTGCGGGGCTCTTCGGGCTGCTCGACGACGTGGCGGCCCTCGCCCGGCTCGCGGCCGCCTCGGTCGACGACATCGGCGCCGCAGCGGGACGGGCAACGGCGAAGGCGGCCGGCGTCGTCATCGACGACACCGCGGTGACACCTCAGTACGTGCACGGCATCACCGCCGAGCGCGAGCTTCCGATGATCAAGCGGATCGCGATCGGATCGCTGCGCAACAAGCTGCTCTTCATCCTGCCCGCCGCCTTGCTGCTCAGCCAGTTCCTGCCGTGGCTGCTGACGCCGATCCTGATGATCGGCGCGACGTATCTCTGCTTCGAGGGCGCCGAGAAGGTGTGGGGACGGTTCTCCAAGAACGGGCACGACGCCCATGCCGCGCCCACCGCCGCCGTTGGTGAGGACGCCGAGAAGCAGATGACCTCCGGCGCGATCCGGACCGACTTCATCCTGTCCGCCGAGATCATGGTCATCGCCCTCAACGAGGTGGCCGACCAGGCGTTCGTGCCGCGGCTCATCATCCTCATCGTCGTGGCACTGATCATCACGGCCGCGGTGTACGGCGTGGTCGCTCTCATCGTGAAGATGGACGACATCGGGCTGAGCCTTGCGCAACGTTCCTCGCGGGCCGCCCAGAAGGTGGGGCTCGGGTTGGTGGCGGCGATGCCCAAGCTGCTCGCCGCGCTCTCGGCCATCGGCACCGTCGCGATGCTGTGGGTCGGTGGACACATCCTGCTGCTCGGCACCGACACGCTCGGCTGGCATCCGCCCTACGGGTTCGTGCACCACCTCGAGGAGGTCGTCCGACATGCGACCGGCGGCGCCGGCGGCGTCCTGGCCTGGCTGGTGAACACGGGGATCTCGGCGGTAATCGGGCTCGTCGTCGGGGCGATCGTCGTGGCGGTCGTGCACGTCCTTCCCTTCGGCAAGAAGAAGTCTCACGCGACGGCGTGA
- a CDS encoding NAD(P)/FAD-dependent oxidoreductase, producing MSARDTHADVVVIGGGIAGVSVAYELSRSVRVTLLEMEPTLAYHTTGRSAATFLETYGGEQIRALTTASRAFFETPPEGFDAVLVTPRPLLQIALAGRGDRIDAMHAAVLSLVSDAELLDEARCREAFPLLKPGAVERGLYEPRALALDVAAIHQGYVRGARSRGTEIIRTAEVTTLRRHGERWAVSTADGHVHRAPVVVNAAGAWADVVALAAGAEPVGLTPLRRTIFLVSSPLGEASRGWPNCSDVDEAFYVNPEGAQFLCSPADETHCAPSDAKPDEVEIARAIESINAATDLNVRSVNSSWAGLRTFAPDRNFVVGADVGAPGFFWLAGQGGYGIQTAPATARLAAALVLGDSAPPDLVDRGLDVRRLAPDRGP from the coding sequence ATGAGCGCGAGGGACACCCACGCCGACGTCGTCGTGATCGGCGGCGGCATCGCGGGGGTGTCGGTCGCCTACGAGTTGTCGCGGTCGGTGCGGGTCACGCTGCTCGAGATGGAACCGACGCTGGCGTACCACACCACCGGGCGTTCGGCCGCGACGTTCCTGGAAACTTATGGCGGCGAACAGATTCGGGCGCTGACGACCGCGAGCCGGGCCTTCTTCGAGACGCCGCCGGAGGGCTTCGATGCAGTGCTCGTGACGCCGCGACCGCTGTTGCAGATCGCGCTGGCGGGCCGCGGCGACCGGATCGACGCCATGCACGCGGCCGTGCTGTCGCTGGTCTCCGACGCCGAGCTGCTCGACGAAGCTCGGTGCCGCGAGGCGTTTCCGCTGCTCAAGCCCGGGGCGGTCGAGCGCGGTCTGTACGAACCGCGCGCCCTGGCCCTCGACGTGGCGGCGATCCACCAGGGGTACGTTCGCGGCGCCCGCAGCCGTGGAACCGAGATCATCCGGACCGCCGAGGTGACGACGCTGCGGCGGCATGGCGAGCGGTGGGCGGTGAGCACGGCGGATGGTCATGTCCACCGGGCGCCGGTCGTCGTGAACGCCGCAGGCGCGTGGGCGGACGTCGTCGCGCTCGCGGCGGGTGCCGAGCCGGTCGGATTGACGCCGCTGCGGCGCACGATCTTCCTGGTGAGCTCACCGCTGGGCGAGGCGAGCCGGGGCTGGCCGAACTGCTCCGACGTCGACGAGGCGTTCTACGTCAATCCCGAAGGCGCGCAGTTCCTTTGTTCACCGGCCGACGAGACGCACTGTGCGCCAAGCGATGCCAAGCCCGACGAGGTGGAGATCGCCCGCGCCATCGAGTCGATCAACGCGGCCACCGACCTGAACGTCCGGAGCGTGAACTCGTCGTGGGCGGGCCTGCGCACGTTCGCACCCGATCGGAACTTCGTCGTGGGCGCCGACGTCGGGGCGCCGGGGTTCTTCTGGCTGGCCGGCCAGGGAGGATATGGAATCCAGACGGCACCCGCGACGGCCAGGTTGGCTGCGGCGCTGGTCCTCGGCGACTCCGCGCCACCCGATCTGGTGGACCGCGGGCTGGACGTCAGGCGTCTGGCGCCGGATCGTGGTCCATGA
- a CDS encoding mechanosensitive ion channel domain-containing protein, with amino-acid sequence MISNVFASSWFYWAVGIAIGLPVGLVALTEWQHALRRKQSFLVRPVTLMRNYLLPLGALLLLLIEARQIPAEATSVRVVGTLFAFVVLLLVLSGVNATLFQGAPTGTWRQRVPTIFVDVGRFVVIALGLALIFSYIWGANVGGLFTALGVTSIVIGLTLQNSVGQIISGLLMLFEQPFQLGDWLETQAARGRVVEVNWRAVHLETSTGLQITPNSVLAGASFTNLSRPANKHEITVTTEFSLDDPPNRVCATLMRVATELPHRREDAAVAVAPLGGSQYRTSIPLSSPAEDGPARAAFLQWVWYAARREGLHLDQAAEGDFSTPELVADSVRRVVAPTLRLGVDDQRELVSDAVVERYGAEELIQRSGEVPERMTFIVSGRVRLTGVAPDGGEISIATLDEGGFLGQTTLTRQAVLGNARAIGEVTVVHVDRDRIETLVQRNPLLMQEFGRTIAERRAKAREAITAAAE; translated from the coding sequence ATGATCTCGAACGTGTTCGCGTCGTCCTGGTTCTACTGGGCGGTCGGCATCGCAATCGGCTTGCCGGTGGGTCTGGTCGCGCTCACCGAATGGCAGCATGCGCTGCGCCGCAAGCAGAGCTTCCTGGTGCGGCCCGTCACCCTGATGCGCAACTATCTCCTGCCGCTCGGCGCGCTGCTGCTGCTGTTGATCGAGGCGAGACAGATTCCGGCCGAGGCCACGTCGGTCCGGGTGGTGGGCACGCTTTTCGCGTTCGTCGTCCTGCTCCTGGTCCTGTCGGGCGTCAACGCCACGCTCTTCCAGGGCGCCCCCACCGGAACGTGGCGTCAGCGCGTCCCAACGATCTTCGTCGACGTCGGTCGCTTCGTCGTCATCGCGCTCGGACTCGCGCTCATCTTCTCCTACATCTGGGGTGCGAACGTCGGCGGTCTGTTCACGGCGCTCGGGGTGACGTCCATCGTCATCGGCCTGACGCTGCAGAACTCGGTCGGCCAGATCATCTCGGGCCTGCTGATGCTCTTCGAGCAGCCGTTCCAGCTGGGGGACTGGCTCGAGACCCAGGCGGCCCGCGGACGGGTAGTGGAAGTCAATTGGCGCGCAGTGCATCTCGAGACCAGTACCGGTTTGCAGATCACGCCGAACTCGGTCCTCGCCGGGGCGTCGTTCACCAACCTGAGCCGCCCGGCGAACAAGCACGAAATCACGGTGACGACCGAGTTCTCGCTCGACGATCCGCCCAACCGGGTGTGCGCGACGTTGATGCGCGTGGCCACCGAACTTCCGCATCGCCGGGAGGACGCCGCGGTCGCCGTTGCGCCCCTGGGGGGCTCGCAGTATCGCACCAGCATCCCGCTGTCCTCGCCGGCCGAGGACGGGCCTGCGCGGGCCGCGTTCCTGCAGTGGGTCTGGTATGCCGCCCGCCGTGAGGGGCTGCACCTAGACCAGGCCGCCGAAGGGGACTTCTCGACACCCGAACTGGTCGCCGATTCGGTCCGGAGGGTGGTGGCGCCCACGCTGCGGCTCGGCGTCGACGATCAACGGGAGCTCGTCTCGGATGCCGTCGTGGAACGTTATGGCGCCGAGGAGTTGATCCAACGTTCCGGAGAGGTGCCGGAACGGATGACCTTCATCGTCTCCGGTCGTGTGCGGTTGACCGGCGTGGCACCGGACGGCGGGGAGATCTCGATCGCCACCCTCGACGAGGGCGGGTTCCTCGGGCAGACCACCCTGACCCGTCAGGCCGTCCTCGGCAACGCCCGAGCCATCGGTGAGGTCACCGTCGTCCACGTGGACCGCGATCGCATCGAGACGTTGGTCCAACGAAACCCGTTGCTCATGCAGGAATTCGGTCGCACCATCGCAGAACGGCGGGCGAAGGCCCGCGAGGCAATCACCGCTGCGGCCGAGTGA
- a CDS encoding MurR/RpiR family transcriptional regulator, with the protein MTGESVAARTGAALPTLSKAERRVGRALLADYPSAGLASAARLAERAEVSPPTVLRFAQSLGYDGFTDLQVALRAELTALSNGPITRFPTAPAADSALERLLRQAHAQNDRASQTLARLPAAAVEAAVALLSDTGRPLYLHGGRFSHLLAMHLAAHLEQLRPGVRLLADPGGRDLGAMIELTRKDVVVLFDYHRYQRSAADLAARVHRAGATVLLITDDLACPVAPEAEVVLAASSTVGTTYQSMAAGFLLTEVLIPLVMDAVGEPARTRMALWEEQRRTELLA; encoded by the coding sequence ATGACCGGCGAGAGCGTGGCCGCGCGGACCGGTGCCGCCCTGCCGACGCTGAGCAAGGCCGAGCGCAGGGTTGGTCGGGCCCTGCTCGCCGACTACCCCAGCGCGGGGCTGGCCAGCGCCGCGCGGCTCGCTGAACGCGCCGAGGTCAGCCCGCCGACAGTGCTGCGATTCGCCCAATCCCTTGGGTACGACGGGTTCACCGATCTTCAGGTGGCGCTCCGGGCCGAGCTGACCGCACTGTCCAACGGGCCCATCACCCGGTTTCCCACCGCCCCGGCCGCCGACAGCGCCCTGGAGCGTCTACTGCGGCAGGCGCACGCCCAGAACGACCGGGCCAGTCAGACTTTGGCGCGATTGCCCGCCGCCGCCGTCGAGGCTGCGGTGGCACTGCTGTCGGACACCGGCCGGCCGCTGTACCTGCACGGGGGACGCTTCTCGCACCTGCTGGCGATGCACCTCGCCGCCCATCTCGAACAGCTGCGCCCCGGGGTGCGACTGCTCGCCGATCCCGGCGGTCGCGACCTCGGCGCCATGATCGAGCTGACGCGCAAGGACGTCGTGGTGTTGTTCGACTACCACCGGTATCAACGCAGCGCCGCCGACCTCGCCGCCCGTGTCCATCGGGCCGGCGCCACGGTTCTGCTCATCACCGACGACCTCGCCTGCCCGGTGGCTCCGGAGGCCGAGGTCGTGCTCGCGGCCTCCAGCACGGTGGGCACCACCTACCAGAGCATGGCAGCCGGCTTCCTGCTCACCGAAGTGCTCATTCCTCTGGTGATGGACGCGGTCGGAGAGCCGGCCAGGACCCGGATGGCGCTATGGGAGGAGCAGCGCAGGACCGAGCTGCTGGCCTGA
- a CDS encoding MarR family winged helix-turn-helix transcriptional regulator, which translates to MKHRRDASGHWLAGLSSPMLSMRGFLEAHDELRRRQARRMGLNATDMQALRLLDVHGPLGPTELARRLDLRSASVTVLVDRLESTGLVERVRDDHDRRRVTVRALPDALDLLFDIWAPIVRAMDDVGHGLTPSEQRAVCAYFDRLVAVMDHDPAPDA; encoded by the coding sequence GTGAAGCATCGACGCGACGCATCGGGGCACTGGCTGGCCGGGCTCAGCAGCCCCATGCTGTCCATGCGGGGCTTCCTCGAGGCGCACGACGAGCTGCGACGCCGCCAGGCCCGGCGGATGGGGCTCAACGCCACCGACATGCAAGCGCTGCGACTGCTCGACGTGCACGGGCCACTGGGGCCCACCGAACTGGCCCGCCGCCTCGACCTACGGTCCGCGTCGGTGACGGTGCTGGTGGACCGCCTCGAGTCGACCGGCCTCGTGGAACGCGTGCGGGACGACCACGATCGACGGCGCGTCACCGTGCGGGCGCTGCCCGACGCCTTGGACTTGCTGTTCGACATCTGGGCGCCGATCGTGCGCGCAATGGACGACGTCGGCCACGGCCTCACCCCGTCCGAGCAGCGGGCGGTGTGCGCCTACTTCGACCGCCTGGTCGCCGTCATGGACCACGATCCGGCGCCAGACGCCTGA
- a CDS encoding adenylate/guanylate cyclase domain-containing protein: protein MLNVSEPGEVEAVPNSKKVRGHLRDRIQRGRLLSKVSIQSKLVVMMVLCTIVAAVVVGVIGFQAGRTSLRDSVFNRLTEVRGSQSRALVDQLSDLKNSMIIDAKGATTEDALAAFTAGFAQLQNQPVDPVLSQSVTDYYDDVFIKDVEKYSGVKLDPAQLIPTSNAQLYLQGQYTARRKSDDVAVTIDDARDGSAWSAANAKYQDFFREIVTRFEFEDALLLDTAGNVVYSAYKDVDLGTNILTGPYSGSKLRQAYEDALSSNALDFVRFTDFEVYQAAENEPTAWMVTPVVTGGRAAGVLALQFPASKINRLMTFGENWAASGMGETGETFLAGPDDLMRSDSRLFLEDPQAYKRDVVEAGTPPDEADRAIRLGGTTLVQPVTSEATQSAQKGLSGTQITTDYLGHETLQAYAPVEIPDADLHWSIVAKVDTAEAFARETTFTRTMVLSTVGIIFVVCIAAVFLAQLFVRPVRRLEAGARRISAGDYDIAIPVLTRDELGDLTTAFNEMSRSLLLKEELLNEQRRENAQLLTLLMPEPVMERYQQGEEITAEEHQDVTVIFSDVIGLDRLQAELTSEESLALVNELERQFDAAAEGLGIERVRSVRNGYLGSCGLNVPRLDNIRRTVDFALECKRIIDRFNGEANHGLGFRAGIDTGTVSSGLGGFPSVVYDMWGAAVNIAYQVKSGSLQPGIDVTTRVYEALRETMTFTSAGTINVEGRPQPIWRLEEPR from the coding sequence ATGTTGAACGTGTCCGAGCCCGGTGAAGTCGAGGCGGTGCCCAACTCCAAGAAGGTCAGGGGTCATCTGCGCGACCGCATCCAGCGCGGGCGGCTGCTATCCAAGGTCAGCATCCAATCCAAGCTCGTCGTGATGATGGTGCTGTGCACGATCGTGGCCGCGGTCGTCGTCGGGGTCATCGGCTTCCAGGCTGGTCGGACCTCCCTACGCGACTCGGTGTTCAACCGGCTGACCGAGGTGCGCGGGTCGCAATCGCGAGCCCTGGTCGATCAGCTCTCCGATCTCAAGAACTCGATGATCATCGACGCCAAGGGGGCCACCACCGAGGATGCGTTGGCCGCGTTCACCGCGGGCTTCGCGCAACTGCAGAATCAGCCTGTCGACCCGGTGCTGTCCCAATCGGTCACCGACTACTACGACGACGTCTTCATCAAGGACGTCGAGAAGTACAGCGGGGTCAAGCTGGACCCAGCGCAGCTGATCCCGACCAGCAACGCGCAGCTCTACCTGCAGGGGCAATACACCGCACGACGAAAGTCCGACGACGTCGCCGTCACCATCGACGATGCGCGCGACGGCAGCGCGTGGTCGGCGGCGAATGCCAAGTACCAGGACTTCTTTCGCGAAATCGTCACCCGCTTCGAGTTCGAGGACGCGCTGCTGCTGGACACCGCTGGGAACGTGGTCTACTCGGCCTACAAGGACGTCGACCTCGGCACCAACATCCTGACCGGTCCCTACAGCGGATCCAAACTCCGGCAGGCGTACGAGGACGCGCTGTCGTCGAACGCCCTGGACTTCGTCCGGTTCACCGACTTCGAGGTCTATCAGGCCGCCGAGAACGAGCCGACGGCGTGGATGGTGACCCCGGTCGTCACGGGAGGCCGCGCCGCAGGCGTGCTCGCCCTGCAGTTCCCCGCGTCGAAGATCAACCGGTTGATGACATTCGGCGAGAACTGGGCGGCCTCGGGGATGGGCGAGACCGGTGAGACCTTCCTGGCGGGGCCGGACGACCTGATGCGCTCCGACTCGCGCCTGTTCCTCGAGGATCCGCAGGCCTACAAACGCGACGTCGTCGAGGCGGGCACCCCACCCGACGAAGCCGACCGGGCGATCCGCCTCGGCGGCACGACCCTGGTTCAACCCGTGACCTCGGAGGCGACGCAGAGCGCCCAGAAGGGTCTGAGCGGCACCCAGATCACCACCGACTACCTCGGACACGAGACGTTGCAAGCCTATGCGCCGGTGGAGATTCCGGATGCCGACCTGCACTGGTCCATCGTCGCGAAGGTCGACACGGCGGAGGCGTTCGCGCGCGAGACGACCTTCACCAGGACGATGGTGCTGTCCACGGTCGGGATCATCTTCGTGGTGTGCATCGCGGCGGTCTTCCTGGCCCAGCTCTTCGTGCGACCGGTCAGGCGGCTGGAGGCCGGAGCGCGGCGGATCAGTGCCGGTGACTACGACATCGCCATCCCCGTCCTGACCCGTGACGAATTGGGCGACCTGACGACGGCCTTCAATGAGATGAGTCGCAGCCTTCTGCTCAAGGAGGAGCTGCTCAACGAACAGCGCAGGGAGAACGCGCAGCTGCTGACGCTACTGATGCCGGAACCCGTCATGGAGCGGTACCAGCAGGGCGAGGAGATCACCGCCGAGGAGCATCAGGACGTCACGGTGATCTTCAGCGACGTCATCGGACTCGACCGTCTACAGGCCGAGCTGACCTCCGAGGAGTCACTCGCCCTGGTCAACGAACTCGAGCGTCAATTCGACGCCGCGGCAGAGGGTTTGGGGATCGAACGCGTGCGCTCGGTGCGCAACGGCTACCTGGGCAGCTGTGGTCTCAACGTGCCGAGGCTGGACAACATCCGCAGAACGGTCGACTTCGCGCTCGAGTGCAAACGGATCATCGACCGGTTCAACGGCGAGGCCAACCATGGTCTTGGCTTTCGCGCGGGTATCGACACCGGCACGGTGAGCAGCGGCCTCGGCGGCTTCCCGTCGGTCGTCTACGACATGTGGGGCGCTGCGGTGAATATCGCCTACCAGGTCAAGAGTGGCTCGCTGCAGCCCGGGATCGACGTGACGACAAGGGTTTACGAGGCGCTCCGCGAGACGATGACGTTCACCTCCGCGGGAACCATCAACGTCGAGGGTCGGCCACAACCGATCTGGCGACTGGAGGAGCCGCGATGA